Proteins encoded within one genomic window of bacterium:
- a CDS encoding PEP-CTERM sorting domain-containing protein (PEP-CTERM proteins occur, often in large numbers, in the proteomes of bacteria that also encode an exosortase, a predicted intramembrane cysteine proteinase. The presence of a PEP-CTERM domain at a protein's C-terminus predicts cleavage within the sorting domain, followed by covalent anchoring to some some component of the (usually Gram-negative) cell surface. Many PEP-CTERM proteins exhibit an unusual sequence composition that includes large numbers of potential glycosylation sites. Expression of one such protein has been shown restore the ability of a bacterium to form floc, a type of biofilm.), whose protein sequence is MGTRITIAVVPEPTTFVLLAVSLGGFAVIRRIPGVVQSC, encoded by the coding sequence ATGGGAACCCGTATCACAATTGCGGTAGTCCCTGAGCCGACAACGTTCGTGCTCCTGGCCGTTTCCCTTGGCGGCTTTGCGGTAATCAGACGAATTCCCGGCGTGGTTCAGTCCTGTTGA